The Flaviramulus sp. BrNp1-15 genome has a window encoding:
- a CDS encoding translation initiation factor, which produces MDLQDQLKNLFPEHVQEETNSNTEESSAIWMQDEPIICKYEKRKGKPITILEGYTGAAEDFKILAKEIKTKLSVGGSFKDDKIIIQGDYRDKIMQMLKDKGFNVKRVGG; this is translated from the coding sequence ATGGACTTACAAGACCAGCTTAAAAACTTATTTCCAGAACATGTTCAGGAAGAAACTAACTCTAATACTGAAGAATCATCAGCTATTTGGATGCAAGACGAGCCTATTATTTGTAAATACGAAAAAAGAAAAGGCAAACCCATAACCATACTGGAAGGCTACACAGGTGCCGCTGAAGATTTTAAAATTCTAGCCAAAGAGATAAAGACAAAACTAAGTGTTGGAGGTAGTTTTAAAGACGACAAAATAATTATTCAAGGGGATTACCGCGATAAAATAATGCAGATGTTAAAAGATAAAGGTTTTAATGTAAAACGCGTTGGCGGATAA
- the mgrA gene encoding L-glyceraldehyde 3-phosphate reductase gives MQINDKSGVESYLADSKRYDSMTYKRTGNSGVMLPAISLGLWHNFGFVDNIQNGRDIIRTAFDLGITHFDLANNYGPPFGSAEENFGTILKHDFKAYRDEMFIASKAGYDMWPGPYGNLGSRKYLIASIDQSLKRMGLDYVDIFYHHRPDPDTPLEETMGALADIVRQGKALYAGISNYEPAETQKAAEILKRLNVPFILHQARYSMFDRWVEDGLLDTLDKNGVGCIAFSPLAQGMLTDKYLKGIPENSRAAKNATYLDAETVSSNLDKIQSLNKIAQERGQKLHQMAISWILRQKQVASVLVGASSPNQLKDNVKALDNLKFSNEELSLIDKIVS, from the coding sequence ATGCAAATCAACGACAAATCAGGAGTAGAAAGCTATTTAGCAGATTCTAAACGTTACGACTCAATGACCTATAAAAGAACAGGAAATAGCGGTGTTATGTTACCCGCCATTTCTTTAGGCTTGTGGCATAACTTTGGTTTTGTAGATAATATTCAAAATGGAAGAGACATTATAAGAACTGCTTTTGATTTAGGAATTACACATTTTGATTTGGCAAATAATTACGGACCACCTTTTGGTTCTGCTGAAGAAAATTTTGGCACTATTTTAAAACATGATTTTAAAGCTTACAGAGATGAAATGTTTATAGCATCTAAAGCTGGATACGATATGTGGCCTGGGCCTTATGGTAATTTGGGTTCCAGAAAATACCTAATTGCTAGTATAGACCAAAGCTTAAAACGTATGGGATTAGATTATGTTGATATTTTTTATCATCACAGACCAGATCCAGATACGCCTCTAGAAGAAACTATGGGAGCCTTGGCTGATATTGTTCGTCAAGGAAAAGCCTTATACGCTGGGATTTCTAATTATGAGCCAGCAGAAACTCAAAAAGCTGCCGAAATATTAAAGCGTTTAAATGTACCTTTTATTTTACACCAAGCCAGATACTCTATGTTTGATAGATGGGTTGAAGATGGGCTTTTAGATACTTTAGATAAAAACGGTGTTGGTTGTATAGCCTTTTCTCCTTTAGCACAAGGCATGCTTACCGATAAATACTTAAAAGGAATTCCAGAAAATTCTAGAGCTGCAAAAAACGCAACGTATTTAGATGCTGAGACTGTTTCTAGTAACCTAGATAAAATTCAAAGTTTAAATAAAATTGCTCAAGAACGTGGGCAAAAGCTACATCAAATGGCTATTTCTTGGATTTTAAGGCAAAAACAAGTAGCATCAGTATTAGTTGGGGCAAGTTCTCCTAATCAATTAAAAGACAATGTAAAAGCTTTAGATAATTTAAAGTTTAGTAATGAGGAGTTAAGCTTGATTGATAAGATTGTTTCTTAG
- a CDS encoding substrate-binding domain-containing protein: MKKVNIGGVPEHFNLAWYLTLKNGEYKEKDINLRWHDYPGGTGAMCKALRNKEIDLAVILTEGIIKDIIAGNPSKIVQTFVQSPLIWGVHVANNSNYKTVEDLKGTKAAISRYGSGSHLMAYINAENNNWDLEKDLDFEVIKNLEGAVEGLTEGKADYFLWEKFTTKPLVDDGTFRRIDNCPSPWPCFVIAVREDFIESNREELETILEIINNTTVEFKDIPSIDKTIANRYKQQLEDVQEWLSITEWSQELIDKETVMNAQKELYALNIIPEIVDYESLVFKL, translated from the coding sequence ATGAAGAAAGTTAATATTGGTGGTGTACCAGAACATTTTAATTTAGCTTGGTACTTAACACTAAAAAACGGCGAGTATAAAGAGAAAGACATTAATTTGCGTTGGCATGATTATCCGGGAGGAACTGGTGCCATGTGTAAAGCGCTTCGCAATAAAGAAATTGATCTAGCTGTAATACTTACAGAAGGTATAATTAAAGACATTATTGCTGGCAACCCTAGTAAAATTGTACAAACCTTTGTGCAATCGCCTTTAATTTGGGGTGTTCATGTAGCCAATAATTCTAATTATAAAACTGTTGAAGATTTAAAAGGAACTAAAGCTGCTATTAGCAGATATGGTTCTGGTTCGCATTTAATGGCATATATAAATGCTGAAAACAATAATTGGGACTTAGAAAAAGATTTAGACTTTGAAGTTATAAAAAACTTAGAAGGCGCTGTTGAAGGTTTAACCGAAGGAAAAGCCGATTACTTTCTATGGGAAAAATTTACAACTAAACCTTTGGTAGATGATGGTACATTTCGTCGTATTGACAATTGCCCTTCTCCATGGCCATGTTTTGTTATAGCTGTTAGAGAAGATTTTATTGAATCTAATCGTGAAGAATTGGAAACTATTTTAGAGATAATTAATAATACTACAGTAGAATTTAAAGATATTCCAAGTATTGATAAAACGATAGCCAACCGTTATAAGCAACAACTAGAAGATGTACAAGAGTGGTTGAGTATTACTGAATGGTCTCAAGAGTTAATTGATAAAGAAACCGTAATGAATGCTCAAAAAGAGCTATATGCGCTTAATATAATTCCCGAAATTGTAGACTATGAATCTTTGGTTTTTAAGTTGTAA
- a CDS encoding S9 family peptidase: protein MKTTILKLSSTLFFFLGLFTQINAQDIVGAWEGKLSVQGTEMSLIFNIISEEGVLSSTMDSPSQGATGIPMDETSFANDTLTIKFTQAGIKYVGSLKENTIAGTFYQSGMEFPLSLSKTVKTLPGNTALPTSDEDLEKLANWNPTNYKYAVEDYFARPKARSFNFSPNGTYLSYREKDENTKNHVYVKNLETGEVKRVIEEKEELIRGFGWANDSRLVYVMDKGGNEDYHLFAVDVDGTNQKELTPFDGVKVNIIEGLKEDKDHMIISMNQNNPQIFEPYKINIVTGELKQLYKNDDAANPINSYEFDKDGNLRGFARLRNGVNFDFYYTVDGENYEIKKQLNWKDNFSISSFNYATDYPHDAYVVSNLESDKTQIYLYDLKEDKAIKKIFSNDYYDVSGLRLSRNRNYELDYFSYEGEKRQIVPVSDYYKKLHKRITDKFPNYSYSIADVTDDESKYLIFLQSDKLYGTYYSYDASKDEFKLLYNLMPNLIESDMAEMRPITFKSRDGKTIHGYITLPKEALNGQKVPVIVNPHGGPQGVRDSWGFNPEAQLFASRGYATLQVNFRISGGYGREFLESGFKQIGRQAMDDVEDGLQYVIDQGWVDKDNAAIYGGSHGGYAVLRGLTKTPDLYACGVDYVGVSNLFTFMKSIPPYWKPYLKIIKEIWYDEDVAEEKVIMEEVSPVYQIDKIKKPLFVVQGANDPRVNIDESDQIVSALRAKGYDVPYMVKYDEGHGFAKEENSIALYKAMMGFYAKHLKQDIKQPLKD from the coding sequence ATGAAAACTACAATTTTAAAATTAAGTAGTACCCTATTCTTTTTCTTAGGGCTATTTACACAAATTAACGCACAGGATATTGTTGGTGCATGGGAAGGTAAATTATCTGTCCAAGGAACAGAAATGTCTTTAATCTTTAATATAATAAGTGAAGAAGGTGTTTTGTCTTCTACCATGGATAGCCCTTCACAAGGCGCAACCGGAATCCCAATGGATGAAACAAGTTTCGCAAACGATACGCTTACAATTAAATTTACACAAGCGGGTATAAAATATGTTGGGAGTTTAAAAGAAAACACCATAGCTGGTACCTTTTACCAAAGTGGTATGGAGTTTCCATTATCCTTATCTAAAACTGTAAAAACGCTTCCTGGAAATACAGCATTGCCAACATCTGATGAAGATTTAGAAAAACTTGCAAACTGGAATCCTACAAATTATAAATATGCTGTTGAAGATTATTTTGCAAGACCAAAAGCACGTTCTTTTAATTTTTCACCTAATGGAACCTATTTGTCTTACAGAGAAAAAGATGAAAACACAAAAAATCATGTATATGTTAAAAACCTTGAAACTGGTGAAGTAAAAAGAGTTATTGAAGAAAAAGAAGAACTTATTAGAGGTTTTGGGTGGGCAAATGACAGCAGACTAGTATATGTTATGGATAAAGGTGGTAATGAAGATTACCATTTATTTGCGGTTGATGTAGATGGAACAAATCAAAAAGAACTCACTCCTTTTGATGGTGTAAAAGTAAATATTATTGAAGGTTTAAAAGAAGATAAAGATCATATGATTATTTCTATGAATCAGAATAATCCACAGATTTTTGAACCATACAAAATTAATATCGTAACAGGTGAATTAAAACAGTTATATAAAAATGATGATGCAGCAAACCCAATAAATAGCTATGAGTTTGATAAAGATGGAAATCTAAGAGGTTTTGCACGCTTAAGAAACGGTGTGAATTTTGATTTTTATTACACTGTAGATGGTGAGAATTATGAAATAAAAAAACAATTAAACTGGAAAGACAATTTTAGTATATCTTCATTTAATTACGCAACAGATTATCCACACGATGCATATGTTGTTTCAAATTTAGAAAGTGATAAAACACAAATTTATTTATATGATTTAAAAGAAGATAAGGCTATAAAAAAAATATTTTCTAATGATTATTATGATGTATCTGGTTTAAGATTATCAAGAAATAGAAATTATGAATTAGATTATTTTTCATACGAAGGTGAAAAAAGACAAATTGTTCCAGTTAGTGATTATTACAAAAAATTACATAAAAGAATAACAGATAAATTTCCAAACTATAGTTATTCAATAGCTGATGTTACCGATGATGAAAGTAAATATTTAATATTTCTACAAAGTGATAAATTGTATGGAACCTATTATTCCTACGATGCTTCAAAAGATGAATTTAAATTACTTTACAATTTAATGCCAAATCTCATAGAAAGTGATATGGCAGAAATGCGCCCTATTACTTTTAAAAGTAGAGATGGAAAAACTATTCATGGTTATATTACTTTGCCTAAAGAAGCGCTTAACGGGCAAAAAGTTCCAGTTATTGTAAATCCTCATGGCGGCCCACAAGGTGTTCGTGATTCTTGGGGTTTTAACCCTGAAGCACAACTTTTTGCAAGTCGCGGTTATGCTACTTTACAAGTAAATTTCAGAATTTCTGGAGGTTACGGAAGAGAATTTTTAGAATCTGGATTTAAACAAATTGGCAGACAAGCTATGGACGATGTTGAAGATGGATTACAATATGTAATTGATCAAGGATGGGTAGATAAAGATAATGCTGCTATTTATGGAGGTAGTCATGGTGGTTATGCTGTTTTACGAGGATTAACAAAAACTCCAGATTTATATGCTTGTGGTGTAGATTATGTTGGTGTATCTAATTTGTTTACATTCATGAAAAGCATCCCTCCTTATTGGAAACCTTATTTAAAAATAATAAAAGAAATTTGGTATGATGAGGATGTTGCTGAAGAAAAAGTAATCATGGAAGAGGTTTCTCCTGTTTATCAAATAGATAAAATCAAAAAGCCTCTTTTCGTTGTTCAAGGTGCTAACGACCCAAGAGTAAATATTGATGAGTCGGATCAAATTGTTAGTGCTTTACGAGCTAAAGGGTATGATGTACCATATATGGTTAAGTATGATGAAGGGCATGGTTTTGCTAAAGAAGAAAACTCTATTGCTCTGTATAAAGCAATGATGGGTTTTTATGCAAAACACTTAAAACAAGACATTAAGCAACCTTTAAAAGATTAA
- a CDS encoding biopolymer transporter ExbD produces the protein MRRSNQLPEVNAGSMADIAFLLLIFFLVTATISSDEGINRMLPKECLTGDCGGIIADKNILEVSINNKDEILIENELATLEEVKNLAKIFIDNNGDGTCNYCNGNKDEISSVNPKKAVISLQNGRHTSYKQFVAVQNELTKAYYELREVYSMNIINKPSDKLSKEELKEVKDAYPFILSEAEIK, from the coding sequence ATGAGACGTTCAAATCAATTACCCGAAGTAAATGCAGGATCTATGGCAGATATTGCATTTTTATTGCTTATTTTCTTTCTTGTAACAGCTACTATATCTTCTGATGAAGGCATTAATAGAATGCTTCCTAAAGAGTGTCTAACTGGAGATTGTGGAGGTATTATTGCAGATAAAAATATTTTAGAAGTATCAATTAATAATAAAGATGAAATACTTATTGAAAATGAATTAGCTACTCTTGAAGAAGTTAAGAATTTAGCTAAAATTTTTATTGATAATAATGGCGACGGTACTTGTAATTATTGTAACGGAAATAAAGATGAAATATCTTCAGTTAACCCTAAAAAAGCAGTTATTTCATTGCAAAATGGTAGACATACTTCTTATAAACAATTTGTTGCTGTGCAAAATGAATTAACAAAAGCATATTACGAATTACGTGAGGTTTATAGTATGAATATTATTAATAAACCTTCTGATAAACTATCGAAAGAAGAGTTAAAAGAAGTAAAAGATGCCTACCCTTTTATTTTATCGGAAGCTGAAATAAAATAG
- a CDS encoding nucleoside phosphorylase yields the protein MPIKESELILNPDGSVYHLNLKPEHVSNTIIFVGDQNRVEKVTKHFDSIEFSIQKREFKTQTGTYKGTRISVISTGIGPDNIDIVLNELDALFNIDLKTRKPKENLTSLNIIRVGTSGSLQEDIPVDSFVLSEYGLDLNGLLHSYIIEPVSNPEIENAFISQTNWHENKSKPIIVKVSDKLEKVFESDKTYKGITATAGGFYGPQGRVLRLPIQDTTLNSKMDNFNFNGNRITNLEMETSAIYGLSKLLGHHAISLNAIIANRASGTFSENPSQVVEDLIIYTLNKIIE from the coding sequence ATGCCAATTAAAGAATCTGAACTTATTTTAAACCCAGATGGTAGTGTTTATCATTTAAATCTGAAACCAGAACATGTTTCTAACACTATCATATTTGTAGGTGATCAAAATCGCGTAGAAAAAGTAACTAAACATTTTGATTCCATAGAATTTTCTATTCAAAAAAGAGAATTTAAAACACAAACCGGTACTTATAAAGGTACTCGCATAAGTGTTATCTCAACAGGAATTGGTCCTGATAATATTGATATTGTTTTAAACGAATTAGATGCGCTTTTTAATATTGATTTAAAAACTAGAAAACCAAAAGAAAATCTTACCAGCCTTAACATCATTAGAGTTGGTACATCTGGATCTTTACAAGAAGATATTCCTGTAGATTCTTTTGTTTTGAGCGAATATGGTTTAGATCTTAATGGTCTGCTTCACTCCTACATCATTGAACCTGTTAGTAATCCTGAAATTGAAAATGCGTTTATTTCTCAAACTAATTGGCATGAAAACAAATCAAAACCAATTATTGTTAAGGTTAGTGATAAGCTTGAAAAAGTTTTTGAAAGCGACAAAACATATAAAGGTATAACTGCTACAGCTGGTGGGTTTTACGGCCCGCAAGGGCGTGTTTTACGATTACCTATTCAAGACACTACTTTGAATTCCAAGATGGATAATTTTAATTTTAATGGTAATCGAATCACAAATTTAGAGATGGAAACCTCTGCCATTTATGGATTATCTAAATTATTAGGTCATCATGCCATATCTTTGAATGCTATTATTGCCAATAGAGCATCGGGAACATTTAGCGAAAACCCATCACAAGTTGTAGAAGACTTAATTATATACACACTCAATAAAATTATAGAATAA
- a CDS encoding DUF1835 domain-containing protein: protein MSKKILHITNGGSLTKVLNELGVEGEKLTWQEMLCEGPTTEMVYSDEFLNLRKSFFNEFYDVELDVKMIEEELNKLNSTEDYSEIILWFEYDLFCHINMLAVISLIQQKKIELPLYLVCSGRIEGSKSLKGLSELSSEQLLKHYKNKVLLKNEDIDLACTVWGIYCGIDHNLLKPYIVKPSSFEYLSNCLKAHLERFPNVKDGLNVLERNILEIIDKHAITSKNHLLGYALNYQGFYGYGDIQLSKIINHLSIFYTIEENSLILNRKGHEALLGQHNFSSELDNKMIFGGVKKFDFQFSKSKNQLIKSVLNAN, encoded by the coding sequence GTGAGCAAAAAAATACTTCATATAACTAACGGTGGTAGCTTAACTAAGGTTCTTAATGAATTAGGTGTTGAAGGAGAAAAACTAACATGGCAAGAAATGCTTTGTGAAGGTCCTACTACCGAAATGGTATATTCAGATGAATTTTTAAATCTACGTAAGTCTTTTTTCAATGAATTTTACGACGTTGAACTTGATGTGAAAATGATTGAAGAAGAATTAAACAAATTAAATTCTACTGAAGATTACTCTGAAATAATACTTTGGTTTGAATATGATTTATTTTGCCATATAAACATGTTAGCTGTTATTAGCCTTATTCAACAGAAAAAAATAGAATTACCCTTATATTTAGTTTGTAGTGGAAGAATTGAAGGAAGTAAAAGCTTAAAAGGGCTTTCTGAACTTTCTTCAGAACAATTACTAAAACACTATAAAAACAAAGTTTTACTCAAGAATGAGGACATAGATTTAGCTTGTACTGTTTGGGGAATTTATTGTGGTATAGACCATAATTTATTAAAACCTTACATTGTTAAACCGTCATCATTTGAATATTTAAGCAACTGTTTAAAAGCCCATTTAGAACGTTTTCCTAATGTAAAAGACGGGTTAAATGTTCTTGAAAGAAACATATTAGAAATTATTGACAAACATGCCATTACTTCAAAAAATCACTTATTAGGTTATGCACTTAATTATCAAGGGTTTTATGGATATGGCGACATACAATTATCAAAAATCATTAATCATTTAAGTATATTTTACACCATTGAAGAAAACAGTCTAATTCTTAATAGAAAAGGACATGAAGCCTTATTAGGGCAACATAACTTTTCATCAGAATTAGATAATAAAATGATTTTTGGTGGTGTTAAAAAATTTGATTTTCAATTTAGTAAATCAAAAAATCAACTTATAAAATCTGTCCTAAATGCCAATTAA
- a CDS encoding SRPBCC domain-containing protein, producing the protein MIIDNLIIVEQTFNKPIATVWNSITKPLLMKQWFFEQIEDFEAKKGFKTQFIVKVENRVYTHLWEIIEVIPNKKIVYDWRYLEYKEGVGKVIFELSETNNKTKLTLTNEGLETFPKNVPEFSFESCEGGWDYFINQRLAQFLESNNSNL; encoded by the coding sequence ATGATAATTGATAATCTAATTATTGTTGAACAAACATTTAATAAACCTATTGCAACTGTTTGGAACAGTATAACAAAACCATTGCTGATGAAGCAATGGTTTTTTGAACAAATTGAGGATTTTGAAGCTAAAAAAGGGTTTAAAACTCAATTTATTGTAAAAGTAGAAAATAGAGTTTATACACACCTTTGGGAAATAATTGAAGTTATTCCAAATAAAAAAATCGTATACGACTGGCGTTATTTAGAATACAAAGAAGGTGTTGGTAAAGTAATTTTTGAATTATCAGAAACTAACAATAAAACTAAACTTACACTAACCAACGAAGGCTTAGAAACATTTCCTAAAAATGTTCCGGAGTTTTCTTTTGAAAGCTGTGAAGGCGGTTGGGATTATTTTATTAATCAAAGATTAGCGCAATTTTTAGAATCAAACAATAGCAATTTGTAA
- a CDS encoding 3D domain-containing protein, whose translation MRIFTLLFLLIFFNCKKPEDSFENKFSWNSMSVTATAYNSLAYQTNSDPNITAFGDSLKPGLKYIAVSRDLLKRGLKHNIPIKIEGLEGIYYVKDKMHSRWKNRIDIYMGIDVKAAKQWGRKRVCIDFGIPKKE comes from the coding sequence TTGAGAATTTTTACCCTACTTTTCTTATTAATTTTTTTTAATTGTAAAAAACCCGAAGACTCATTTGAAAATAAGTTTTCTTGGAATTCTATGAGTGTTACCGCAACAGCTTATAACTCATTAGCTTATCAAACAAATTCAGATCCTAACATTACCGCTTTTGGCGATAGCTTAAAACCAGGATTAAAATACATTGCTGTTTCTAGAGATTTGTTAAAAAGAGGTCTAAAACATAATATCCCTATTAAGATTGAAGGTCTTGAAGGGATATATTATGTTAAAGATAAAATGCATTCTCGATGGAAAAACCGAATTGATATTTACATGGGTATTGATGTAAAAGCTGCAAAACAGTGGGGCAGAAAACGTGTTTGCATTGATTTTGGTATTCCTAAAAAAGAATAA
- a CDS encoding thiamine pyrophosphate-dependent enzyme, with the protein MKYNSENLDDTVLKQLYKNILKPRLIEEKMLVLLRQGKISKWFSGIGQEAIAVGVTMALNEDEYILPMHRNLGVFTTRKIPLYRLFAQWQGKASGFTKGRDRSFHFGTQQYKIVGMISHLGPQLGVADGIALASKLKNKNQVTAVFTGEGGTSEGDFHEALNIASVWQLPVLFCVENNGYGLSTPTSEQYNCKDIADRGLGYGMESHIIDGNNIIEVYTKVKDIAESVRKNPRPVLLEFKTFRMRGHEEASGTKYVPQDLMDTWAMKDPLMNFQVFLKEQNILTEEDEVSIKESIVSEISEHLEVAFNEEDILENTSIELNDVFQNIKYQEFKQNKETEEIRFIDAISVCLKQSMELHNDLVIMGQDIAEYGGAFKITEGFIDLFSKDRVRNTPICESAIIETAMGLSIAGIKSVVEMQFADFVTSGFNPVVNYLAKSYYRWNQNADVVIRMPCGGGVAAGPFHSQTNEAWFTKTPGLKVVYPAFPLDAKGLLATAINDPNPVLFFEHKALYRSIRQEVPTDYYTLPFGKASLVKEGDKVTIIAYGAAVHWALETLGKNPNISADLIDLRTLQPLDTEAIYNSVKKTGRAIILQEDSLFGGIASDISALIMENCFEYLDAPVKRVASLETPIPFAKQLEDQYLPKGRFEADLKELLAF; encoded by the coding sequence ATGAAATATAATAGTGAAAATCTTGATGATACTGTTTTAAAACAATTGTACAAAAACATATTGAAACCAAGATTAATTGAAGAAAAAATGCTTGTATTACTTCGGCAAGGTAAAATAAGTAAATGGTTTTCTGGTATTGGACAAGAAGCCATTGCTGTTGGAGTAACTATGGCTTTAAATGAAGATGAATATATTTTGCCAATGCACCGAAATTTAGGTGTTTTTACAACTAGAAAAATTCCTTTATACAGATTATTTGCACAATGGCAAGGAAAAGCTTCTGGGTTTACTAAAGGTAGAGATCGCTCCTTTCATTTTGGAACTCAGCAATATAAAATTGTAGGTATGATTTCGCATTTGGGACCGCAATTAGGTGTTGCTGATGGCATTGCATTAGCTTCAAAACTAAAGAATAAAAATCAGGTTACTGCAGTTTTTACAGGTGAAGGTGGTACTAGTGAGGGCGATTTCCATGAAGCATTAAATATAGCATCCGTATGGCAATTGCCTGTTTTATTTTGTGTTGAAAACAATGGCTATGGTCTGTCTACACCAACTAGCGAACAATATAATTGTAAAGATATTGCAGATAGAGGATTAGGCTATGGTATGGAATCTCACATTATTGATGGTAATAATATTATTGAGGTTTACACAAAAGTTAAAGATATTGCAGAAAGTGTCAGGAAAAACCCCAGACCAGTTTTGTTAGAGTTCAAAACCTTTAGAATGCGTGGACATGAAGAGGCTAGCGGCACTAAATATGTTCCTCAAGATTTAATGGATACTTGGGCAATGAAAGACCCTTTGATGAATTTTCAAGTTTTTTTAAAAGAACAAAATATTTTAACTGAGGAAGATGAAGTGTCAATAAAAGAATCAATTGTAAGTGAAATTAGTGAGCATTTAGAGGTTGCTTTTAACGAAGAAGATATTTTAGAAAATACAAGTATTGAATTAAATGATGTGTTTCAAAATATTAAATATCAAGAATTTAAACAAAATAAAGAAACAGAAGAAATTCGCTTTATAGATGCTATTTCAGTGTGCTTAAAACAAAGTATGGAACTGCATAACGATTTAGTAATTATGGGGCAAGATATTGCTGAATATGGTGGAGCGTTTAAAATTACAGAAGGTTTTATTGATTTGTTTAGTAAAGATCGTGTACGTAATACACCTATTTGTGAATCTGCAATTATTGAAACCGCTATGGGTTTATCAATTGCTGGTATAAAAAGTGTTGTTGAAATGCAATTTGCAGATTTTGTTACTTCCGGATTTAATCCTGTGGTTAACTATTTAGCAAAATCATATTACAGATGGAATCAAAATGCAGATGTTGTTATAAGAATGCCTTGTGGCGGTGGCGTTGCAGCAGGACCTTTTCATTCGCAAACTAACGAAGCTTGGTTTACAAAAACACCCGGTTTAAAAGTGGTATATCCTGCATTTCCTTTAGATGCAAAGGGTTTGTTAGCAACAGCTATTAACGACCCAAATCCTGTATTGTTTTTTGAGCATAAAGCTTTATATAGAAGTATTCGTCAAGAAGTGCCAACAGATTATTACACGCTTCCTTTTGGAAAAGCTTCACTTGTTAAAGAAGGAGATAAAGTCACTATAATAGCTTATGGAGCCGCTGTACATTGGGCATTAGAAACCTTAGGTAAAAACCCAAATATTTCGGCCGATTTAATAGATTTAAGAACACTTCAGCCATTAGATACCGAAGCTATTTATAATTCGGTTAAAAAAACTGGTCGTGCTATTATTTTGCAAGAAGATTCACTATTTGGTGGTATTGCTAGCGATATTTCTGCGCTTATTATGGAAAACTGCTTTGAATATTTAGATGCTCCAGTAAAACGTGTAGCTAGTTTAGAAACACCAATTCCATTCGCAAAACAACTAGAAGATCAATACTTACCAAAAGGTAGGTTTGAAGCCGATTTAAAAGAGCTTTTAGCCTTTTAA
- a CDS encoding isopenicillin N synthase family oxygenase — protein sequence MNTIPSVNLKDFTSNDPVRKQNFVDAIGKAYEEIGFVALKGHFLDDKLVDNLYKEVKNFFELPTETKQKYEIPGIGGQRGYVSFGKESAKGKKEGDLKEFWHFGQYVENNDKLKAEYPDNVEVKEIPEFNKVGKETYKMLEKTAKYVLRALALHLGLKETYFDDYIHNGNSILRPIHYPPIKEEPKEAVRAAAHGDINLITLLMGAQGRGLQVQNHKGEWIDAIAEPDELMINVGDMLSRHTNNKLKSTIHRVINPPKELWGTSRYSIPFFMHPVSSMKLDVLEGCIDEDNPKAFDDITAGEFLHQRLVELGLIKK from the coding sequence ATGAACACCATACCTAGTGTTAATTTAAAAGACTTTACATCTAATGACCCTGTTAGGAAACAAAACTTTGTAGATGCTATAGGAAAAGCTTACGAAGAGATTGGTTTTGTTGCCTTAAAAGGTCATTTTTTAGATGATAAATTAGTTGACAATTTATATAAAGAAGTTAAAAATTTCTTTGAACTACCAACAGAGACCAAACAGAAATACGAAATACCAGGTATTGGTGGTCAACGTGGTTATGTGTCTTTTGGAAAAGAAAGTGCAAAAGGCAAAAAAGAAGGCGATTTAAAAGAGTTTTGGCATTTTGGTCAATATGTTGAAAATAATGACAAGTTAAAAGCAGAATATCCAGATAATGTTGAGGTTAAAGAAATTCCTGAGTTTAATAAAGTAGGAAAGGAAACCTACAAAATGCTTGAAAAAACAGCTAAATATGTATTAAGAGCCTTAGCTTTACATTTAGGGTTGAAAGAAACTTATTTTGATGATTATATTCACAACGGAAACTCTATTTTAAGACCAATACACTACCCGCCAATTAAAGAAGAACCTAAAGAAGCCGTTAGAGCTGCTGCACATGGCGATATTAATTTAATTACGTTGCTAATGGGTGCTCAAGGTAGAGGTTTACAGGTTCAAAACCATAAAGGTGAATGGATTGATGCTATTGCAGAGCCAGATGAATTAATGATTAATGTTGGAGATATGCTATCAAGACACACTAATAACAAATTAAAATCTACCATACACCGCGTTATTAATCCGCCAAAAGAACTTTGGGGAACATCGCGATATTCTATTCCATTTTTTATGCATCCTGTAAGTAGTATGAAATTAGATGTTTTAGAAGGATGTATAGATGAAGATAATCCAAAGGCATTTGACGATATTACGGCTGGTGAATTTTTGCATCAAAGACTCGTTGAGCTTGGATTGATAAAGAAATAA